A window from Rhinolophus sinicus isolate RSC01 linkage group LG18, ASM3656204v1, whole genome shotgun sequence encodes these proteins:
- the TNFRSF12A gene encoding tumor necrosis factor receptor superfamily member 12A, translated as MAPGLQRPLLRLLVLWLGLALLCAAAGERVPGTTPCSRGSSWSADLDKCMDCASCPTRPHSDFCLGCAAAPPATFQLLWPILGGALSLALVLGLLSGFLVWRRCRRREKFTTPIEETGGEGCPGVALIQ; from the exons ATGGCTCCTGGCCTCCAGCGCCCGTTGCTGCGGCTCCTGGTGCTGTGGCTCGGGCTGGCGCTGCTGTGCGCTGCGGCGGGGGAGCGGGTGCCAG GCACCACCCCCTGCTCTCGCGGCAGCTCCTGGAGTGCAGACCTCGACAAGTGCATGGACTGCGCGTCGTGCCCGACGCGACCGCACAGCGACTTCTGCCTGGGCT GCGCTGCGGCCCCTCCAGCCACCTTCCAGCTATTGTGGCCCATCTTGGGGGGAGCCCTGAGCCTGGCCCTTGTGCTGGGGCTGCTTTCTGGCTTCTTGGTCTGGAGACGGTGCCGCAGGAGAGAGAAGTTTACCA CCCCCATAGAAGAGACCGGCGGGGAGGGCTGTCCTGGTGTGGCTCTGATCCAGTAA